The following are from one region of the Acomys russatus chromosome 32, mAcoRus1.1, whole genome shotgun sequence genome:
- the Faim gene encoding fas apoptotic inhibitory molecule 1: MKNIVAIWEVNLSDGLHKIEFEHGTTSGKRVVYVDGKELIRKEWMFHLVGEETFCIGATKTKATIHIVSGKGYAFKYSLEIEGKSFSKYVENRSKTTNTWVLSLDGQNFTIVLEKNTMDVWCNGKILETAGEFVDDGTETHFTVGNHDCYIKAVSSGKRREGLIHTLIVDNREVPELAQ; encoded by the exons atgaaaaatattgtaGCTATTTGGGAAGTTAATTTAAGTGACGGACTCCACAAGATTGAATTTGAACATGGGACCACATCAGGAAAACGAGTTGTGTATGTGGATGGGAAG GAACTGATAAGAAAAGAGTGGATGTTTCATTTGGTGGGCGAAGAAACCTTCTGTATTGGAGCTACAAAAACCAAAGCCACCATACATATAGTTTCTGGCAAAGGTTACGCTTTCAAATATAGTCTAGAGATTGAGGGGAAAAGCTTCAGCAAGTATGTGGAGAACAGATCAAAAACCACCAACACCTGGGTATTATCTCTGGATGGGCAGAACTTTACAATTGTTTTGG aaaagaaCACTATGGATGTTTGGTGCAATGGTAAAATATTAGAGACAGCG GGCGAGTTTGTAGATGACGGGACCGAAACACACTTCACCGTTGGGAACCATGACTGTTACATAAAGGCTGTCAGCAgcgggaagaggagggaagggcttatCCACACGCTCATAGTGGACAACAGGGAAGTCCCAGAGCTCGCTCAGTGA